Proteins co-encoded in one Pogoniulus pusillus isolate bPogPus1 chromosome 15, bPogPus1.pri, whole genome shotgun sequence genomic window:
- the KDELR3 gene encoding ER lumen protein-retaining receptor 3, with the protein MNIFRILGDLSHLLAIIILLMKIFKSKSCAGISGKSQILFALVFTTRYLDLFTSFISVYNTVMKVIFLLCAYVTVYMIYVRCRKTFDSENDSFRLEFLLVPVTGLSFLENHSFTPLEILWTFSIYLESVAILPQLFMISKTGEAETITTHYLFFLGLYRALYIANWVWRYYTENFYDQIAVVSGVVQTIFYCDFFYLYVTKVLKGKKLSLPMPV; encoded by the exons ATGAACATCTTCCGCATCCTGGGGGACCTTTCCCACTTGCTGGCCATCATCATCCTCCTGATGAAGATCTTTAAGTCCAAGTCCTGTGCTG GTATCTCTGGGAAGAGTCAGATTCTTTTTGCCCTCGTCTTCACAACCCGCTACCTGGACCTGTTCACAAGCTTCATCTCTGTCTATAACACTGTGATGAAG gtCATTTTTCTGCTGTGTGCCTATGTCACTGTGTACATGATCTACGTGAGATGCCGGAAGACGTTCGACAGCGAGAACGACTCCTTCCGCCTCGAGTTCCTGCTGGTCCCTGTCACAGGCCTGTCCTTCCTGGAGAACCACAGCTTCACTCCCTTGGAG AtactctggaccttctccatctACCTGGAGTCAGTGGCTATCCTTCCTCAGCTCTTCATGATCAGCAAGACAGGGGAAGCAGAGACCATCACCACACACTACCTTTTCTTCCTGGGCCTCTACCGCGCTCTCTACATTGCCAACTGGGTCTGGCGCTACTACACAGAGAATTTCTACGACCAGATTGCTGTGGTTTCTGGGGTGGTACAAACCATCTTCTACTGTGATTTCTTCTACCTTTATGTTACCAAAG TCctaaaaggaaagaagctaagTCTGCCCATGCCTGTTTGA
- the DDX17 gene encoding probable ATP-dependent RNA helicase DDX17 — MRGFGDRGRDRDRGGFGASRGGPLPPKKFGNPGERLRKKKWDLSELPKFEKNFYVEHPEVARLTPYEVEELRRKKEITIRGMEGCPKPVFAFHQCSFPQYVMDALMDQNFTEPTPIQCQGFPLALSGRDMVGIAQTGSGKTLAYLLPAIVHINHQPYLERGDGPICLVLAPTRELAQQVQQVADDYGKCSRLKSTCIYGGAPKGPQIRDLERGVEICIATPGRLIDFLEAGKTNLRRCTYLVLDEADRMLDMGFEPQIRKIVDQIRPDRQTLMWSATWPKEVRQLAEDFLQDYVQINVGNLELSANHNILQIVDVCMESEKDHKLIQLMEEIMAEKENKTIIFVETKRRCDDLTRRMRRDGWPAMCIHGDKSQPERDWVLNEFRSGKAPILIATDVASRGLDVEDVKFVINYDYPNSSEDYVHRIGRTARSTNKGTAYTFFTPGNLKQARELIKVLEEANQAINPKLMQLVDHRGGGGGGGGGRSRYRTSSSVNNPNLMYQEECDRRLRGVKEGRRDSGGFRDRERGDSFANGANKTYGSAYGSPNSAFGAAQSQYGYTQGSYGAAAYGTSGYGTAEYSASGYGASTTAATAGRTSQSATQQQYAGMVGRSGQQPQPLMSQQFPQPPAANVMGYMGQTATYQYPPPPPPPPPTRK; from the exons ATGAGAGGCTTCGGGGACCGGGGTCGCGACCGAGACCGCGGCGg GTTTGGAGCAAGTCGTGGTGGTCCTCTTCCTCCAAAGAAATTTGGTAACCCAGGGGAACGTTTGCGAAAGAAAAAATGGGATTTAAGTGAATTGCCCAAATTTGAGAAGAATTTCTATGTGGAACATCCGGAAGTGGCCAGGCTTACTCCA TATGAAGTTGAAGAATTAcgaagaaagaaagagataaCAATTCGAGGAATGGAGGGTTGCCCCAAGCCTGTGTTTGCTTTCCACCAGTGCAGCTTTCCGC AGTATGTGATGGATGCCTTGATGGACCAGAACTTCACAGAACCCACTCCAATTCAGTGCCAGGGCTTTCCACTAGCTCTCAGTGGTCGTGATATGGTGGGCATTGCGCAGACTGGCTCTGGGAAGACTCTAGCA TACCTGTTACCAGCAATTGTTCACATCAACCACCAGCCATATTTGGAGAGAGGGGATGGCCCAATT TGTCTCGTCCTGGCACCTACTAGAGAGTTGGCTCAGCAAGTGCAGCAGGTGGCGGATGACTATGGAAAGTGTTCAAGACTGAAGAGCACCTGCATTTATGGAGGAGCACCCAAAGGTCCCCAAATCAGAGATCTTGAAAGAG GTGTGGAGATCTGCATTGCTACACCAGGTCGCTTGATTGACTTCCTTGAGGCAGGAAAGACCAACCTCCGTCGGTGTACATACCTGGTGCTGGATGAAGCAGACAGGATGTTGGACATGGGATTTGAACCCCAAATCCGTAAAATAGTTGACCAGATCAGG CCTGACAGACAAACTCTGATGTGGAGTGCCACATGGCCAAAGGAAGTGCGCCAGCTTGCTGAAGACTTCCTGCAGGACTATGTTCAGATTAACGTGGGGAACTTGGAGCTGAGTGCCAACCACAATATCCTGCAAATAGTGGATGTATGCATGGAAAGTGAGAAAGACCATAA ACTTATACAACTGATGGAAGAAATCAtggcagaaaaggaaaacaagaccaTCATCTTTGTGGAGACAAAGAGGCGATGTGATGATCTCACTCGAAGGATGCGCAGAGATGG TTGGCCAGCTATGTGTATCCATGGAGACAAGAGTCAGCCAGAGAGAGATTGGGTGCTTAATG AATTTCGTTCTGGAAAGGCTCCTATCCTCATTGCTACCGACGTTGCATCTCGTGGGCTAG ACGTGGAAGATGTTAAATTTGTGATAAACTACGACTATCCGAACAGCTCTGAAGATTACGTGCACCGTATTGGCCGTACCGCGCGCAGTACCAACAAAGGTACTGCCTACACCTTCTTCACACCAGGAAACCTGAAACAAGCCAGGGAGCTTATCAAAGTGTTGGAGGAAGCCAATCAAGCCATCAATCCAAAGCTGATGCAGCTTGTCGACCACAGAGGAGgcggaggtggtggtggag GAGGCCGTTCTCGTTACCGAACAAGCAGTTCAGTAAACAACCCTAACCTGATGTACCAGGAGGAGTGTGACAGGAGGCTCCGGGGAGTGAAAGAGGGCCGGAGAGACTCAGGTGGCTTCAGAGACCGTGAGCGTGGTGACAGTTTTGCCAACGGAGCCAACAAGACCTATGGCAGTGCCTACGGGAGCCCAAATTCTGCTTTtggggcagcacagagccagtaTGGTTACACTCAAGGGAGCTATGGAGCAGCTGCCTATGGCACGAGTGGCTATGGCACTGCAGAGTACAGTGCTAGTGGCTATGgtgccagcaccacagctgccaccGCTGGGAGAACCTCACAGAGCGCTACCCAACAGCAGTATGCAGGGATGGTTGGGCGCTCaggccagcagccacagccgcTCATGTCACAACAGTTTCCGCAGCCCCCTGCCGCTAATGTGATGGGCTACATGGGACAGACTGCCACCTACCAgtacccaccccctcccccgccccctccccccacacgCAAATGA